A genome region from Glycine max cultivar Williams 82 chromosome 5, Glycine_max_v4.0, whole genome shotgun sequence includes the following:
- the LOC100810408 gene encoding xylogen-like protein precursor produces the protein MASKLTLIALVVAALCAVDLTQRASSSSSSPHAPAPSVDCSNLVLTMADCLSFVTNGSTVTKPEGTCCSGLKSVLKTAPACLCEAFKSSAQFGVVLNVTKATTLPAACKVSAPSATNCGLSETPAAAPAGGLSPQASPSPQQAADASTNGPVNEVSPAPAPAPAQGNTASALFPISAISLFVAILVATFSGF, from the exons ATGGCATCAAAACTGACCCTGATTGCGTTGGTTGTTGCGGCCCTGTGCGCCGTTGATCTaacccagagagcatcatcatcatcatcatccccTCACGCGCCAGCGCCCTCCGTGGACTGCTCCAACCTGGTTCTCACCATGGCCGATTGCTTGTCCTTCGTCACCAACGGCAGCACCGTCACAAAGCCAGAGGGCACATGCTGCTCTGGTTTGAAGTCTGTTCTCAAAACCGCTCCGGCGTGTCTCTGCGAGGCTTTCAAGAGCAGCGCTCAATTCGGCGTCGTTTTGAATGTCACCAAGGCAACCACTCTCCCTGCTGCCTGCAAAGTCTCTGCTCCTTCTGCCACCAACTGTGGAT tgTCTGAGACGCCTGCTGCTGCTCCTG ctGGAGGCCTCTCTCCACAAGCTTCTCCATCTCCCCAACAAGCAGCAGATGCTTCTACTAATGGTCCTGTAAATGAGGTATCTCCAGCACCAGCACCAGCACCAGCTCAAGGGAACACAGCATCAGCATTATTCCCAATTTCAGCTATCTCCTTGTTTGTTGCCATATTGGTAGCCACATTCTCAGGCTTCTGA
- the LOC100811478 gene encoding DnaJ domain-containing protein yields the protein MDVLSLRSSSSLSMSKPFESHGLPLSSKQHRRPSSVKFGSVSCRATTLTQENLYKILSVSPGSATMDEIKRAYRSMALQYHPDVCHDPSMKEESTRMFVQLNAAYETLSNPRLREQYDSELGLRSEVMSVSSDHERWRSVSVSSEHERWESRFQEQVIELKTRSRRRMGQKGGSSGSRMRAPNMRDRN from the coding sequence ATGGATGTTTTATCTTTAAGATCAAGTTCAAGCCTAAGCATGTCCAAGCCCTTTGAATCTCATGGCCTTCCACTCTCAAGTAAACAACATCGAAGACCTTCTAGTGTGAAGTTTGGTAGTGTTTCATGCAGAGCCACAACGTTAACCCAAGAAAACTTGTACAAAATATTATCTGTGAGTCCAGGAAGTGCAACAATGGATGAGATCAAGAGGGCTTATAGGTCAATGGCTCTTCAGTACCACCCTGATGTGTGCCATGATCCTTCCATGAAGGAGGAGTCAACGAGGATGTTTGTTCAGCTAAATGCAGCTTACGAGACCTTGTCCAATCCAAGGCTTAGAGAACAGTATGATAGTGAATTGGGTTTGAGAAGCGAAGTGATGAGTGTTAGTAGTGATCATGAGAGGTGGAGAAGTGTGAGTGTTAGTAGTGAACATGAGAGATGGGAAAGTAGGTTTCAGGAGCAAGTGATTGAGTTGAAGACAAGGTCTCGTAGACGTATGGGACAAAAGGGTGGATCATCGGGTAGCAGAATGAGGGCACCAAACATGAGAGACAGGAATTAA
- the LOC100802591 gene encoding protein SODIUM POTASSIUM ROOT DEFECTIVE 3, producing MSLKSSERKIMRRGFMCHSQASTAVCMSTRDPRSVVVPKKLERRVFLDDTRLINYAKYSKLVEPPRSNPVPKIKLRGQDQVQANEPRELLKTQTDNNVFQVVVMRVAIHCQGCAGKVKKHLSKMEGVTSFSIDVESKRVTVMGHISPVEVLESISKVKRAEFWTAC from the exons ATGAGCCTGAAAAGCAGTGAAAGGAAAATTATGAGAAGGGGTTTCATGTGCCACTCTCAGGCTTCAACAGCTGTGTGCATGAGTACTCGTGACCCTCGATCTGTAGTTGTGCCTAAGAAGCTTGAAAGAAGAGTGTTTCTTGATGATACAAGGTTGATCAACTATGCCAAGTACTCCAAACTTGTTGAACCTCCAAGGTCTAATCCAGTTCCAAAGATCAAGCTTAGAGGGCAGGATCAGGTTCAAGCCAATGAACCAAGGGAACTTCTGAAAACACAGACAGATAATAATGTCTTTCAG GTGGTTGTGATGCGGGTTGCAATTCATTGTCAAGGATGTGCTGGAAAGGTGAAAAAACATCTGTCTAAGATGGAAG GAGTTACATCATTCAGTATAGATGTAGAATCTAAGAGGGTGACAGTGATGGGGCACATTTCACCAGTAGAAGTCCTTGAGAGTATTTCAAAGGTGAAAAGAGCAGAGTTCTGGACTGCTTGTTAA